One part of the Mangrovibacillus cuniculi genome encodes these proteins:
- a CDS encoding DMT family transporter, translated as MSKQENTWKLFAALFGLSAIWGLSFVFIKILGTNVGVAGVVFWRCLAGAFVLLPFMILQQRKTRKKIPWIPLIVVGIINVCIPWLLISWSETLIPSSTASILNATTPLWALLLGAVFFKTNATFRQFIGVCIGFIGIVILLEWRIDVLWTGAFVGVGTMLIATFCYALGSHLTKRWLNGVSVLTTATVTLFVGAIGGGLLAVRESQASFLTIDSIETVLAIIGLGCLGSGVAQVLYYYMVSAGSAQFATNVTYLIPVTAIGWGAFLLDEIISLYTLTGLLVILVGVYLASGRKLYVRPSVRKG; from the coding sequence GTGAGTAAACAGGAAAATACATGGAAGTTATTTGCAGCCCTATTTGGCCTTAGTGCTATATGGGGTTTATCTTTTGTATTTATAAAAATATTGGGTACGAATGTAGGTGTGGCTGGAGTTGTCTTTTGGAGGTGTCTAGCCGGTGCTTTTGTCTTACTACCATTTATGATCCTCCAACAACGTAAAACAAGAAAGAAGATTCCATGGATTCCATTAATTGTAGTAGGAATCATTAATGTTTGTATTCCTTGGCTGCTAATATCTTGGAGTGAGACGCTTATTCCAAGTAGTACCGCATCCATTTTAAATGCTACTACTCCGTTATGGGCTCTTTTATTGGGAGCTGTCTTTTTTAAGACGAATGCTACTTTCCGTCAATTTATTGGTGTATGTATAGGATTCATTGGAATTGTTATTTTACTAGAATGGCGCATAGATGTATTGTGGACCGGAGCATTTGTTGGTGTTGGCACTATGCTTATCGCTACATTTTGTTATGCTTTAGGTTCTCATTTAACAAAGAGATGGTTAAACGGCGTATCTGTATTAACGACTGCTACGGTCACACTTTTTGTTGGTGCTATCGGTGGAGGTTTATTGGCTGTACGAGAGTCACAAGCCTCATTTCTTACCATTGATTCAATAGAAACTGTTTTAGCAATAATTGGCCTAGGGTGCTTAGGGTCAGGTGTTGCACAGGTCTTATACTATTATATGGTATCGGCTGGATCTGCTCAATTTGCTACAAATGTTACGTATTTAATTCCTGTAACTGCCATTGGATGGGGTGCATTTTTGTTAGATGAAATCATTTCACTATATACCTTAACCGGATTGCTAGTTATTTTAGTGGGAGTTTACCTAGCAAGTGGAAGAAAACTATATGTTCGTCCATCTGTAAGAAAAGGGTGA